taacagtaaggggcgatataaatactgggggcactgtgggagcattataacagtaggggggcgatataaatactggggcacttcagggtgagcattataacagtagggggcattataaatactgggggcactgtggggcattttaaatctaggggacattaggcattcttattactactgggggctctataggaaggacttatagatctgcattatttctactaagagcactatgggggccttattactactcaggtgtctgtagagagctttattaccactgggggaacaatagggggccttatttctactgggggctctgtaacagcagtattaatactggggggctcttctactaatgggggcactcttggggagcactattactgttgggggcactgtaggggcagtattactaatgagggcattctagaagggaattactattggtgggactacaGGGAGCAGTATTGCTATGGGgaagattatctgtatggcactcatttttcttcaggatagtatttgggggtacagaaaagtgaggaagctaagatgtctgtatgtcacactctgcagagacgaggcggctgagagaagttgtccggactgaatggagaagatgatgacagagaagatctacatcagaggagacgtcacctgggtggccctggatgtgagaagtatgtgctgctgtatagcaagtacactaaaatgtcttcagtgctagtgtttgcaaggggggggggggagttgatgCGTGGGGGGGCGGTTGACCGTCTTAgaaaattgggccatatgcattggggcttgtgccctggatcttttgagaccctagcaaagcCCCTGCCTCACGGGACTGTCCATAAACACATTTGTTATTTTTAATAAGAGTTTTTGCAGTTACCTATACACAACAATCTGAGACCGGGCTGCCTGATCTCCAAATATTCTGCCTGCATACCTAAAGGAAAAACTACAGCAACATTCCTAATTTTCTCAATCATAGTATGTATGGATTTAAAATGTGTAATAGCAAATCTAAGTCACCAGAGGTCAGTTATCATGAAAGCATTTCACATAAATACTGTTCAATGAAGTGAGAACATTTGGTCCTAGAAAGCAGTAGAAAATAGTAGCACCCCTgctgctgtcagtcactggtttTAAAATACCCCAGATCACAAGTTCGATCTCTTAGGAGCCACGCATTAATTTAACAAACTTAGGAAGTAGTTCATTTTGATTTGgagcttgactttttttttatttattcttggtTTATATTAGTGTTAGAAGCAGAATTCAGTCCAAAGTTTAGGTAAACTTCAATTTGCAAATTATTCTgattttcctcatgcttcgtggtaacgaatcagctttacctaaaatggtggctgcatgtgttacaaagtgaaagtaagaagctcaGGAACGCAAGATcatccataatgccgtgcagccagacaatctgcagatagccatcccctgtgatgtcatagccttataaaaccctcatcctgcacggtatacgccattgtcctgtgagctgagcatagggagagacgtgtcaATCGGTtttgcgctagggacagtgttactgaaaaatattaatagaagaatattggagagggagagtgcagggagacttatgctgcgtccgttttatttattcctacacttacttattcctacatcagccgtaaatgtaattcaataccaataagattgaAGCCTTTTTCAATtcactgccagcgtgccaaccaataccatccagtctgcacccttagggggccaggtcttaatgatgtccatcttcatcttttgctggctttacttcttccaattcatccttcaaagtctccatgtcctagaaaagccaGCAAGATGTGGTGAGAGGAGGAGCtgcatgttcctgatgacatattctcattgatattagatgatgtggaaaaggaggaaaagcagatagcagaagaagggctcccacctgtaggacaGTAGagggctggggttggagaagtgggtataccagagctgattaatattcagtgtttactgtcaacCTGCAGTAGATTGCAGGCAATTATATGCATATTGCCCCCCCACCTAACCTGCCAAACCCCACAACCAGAatcagcccctgtttaaaggtgccgcacggccattaataatgaagaaggactatacaatgtggtcttcattattaaatgaaaggcagctgcgggctaGTTGGCCACTAATTTTTTCACCACAGCTGGGCCGCAACCCACCTGCAGCACAGTCACTCCGTGTGGCCGCACCCTAAGGCAGaggggcctgggtatacctgatttatagtgatttgtggtgaattaatttgtaactaatcaaatttcttggctaacttcgggtaagttgccaaatcaaatttttcaaaacttcacttatCTCTATTTATAATGATAGTGATCCAATAAACCTGGAACATATTATCAGGAACTCTACATAAGTAGATTTGTTTAAGGCACATGTAAACTCTCAAGTAATTCAGGTCCAAGCATAAGACCTCTCGACAATGATACCTAGAAGAATGGAGTTGATGTTTTACTAAGATGCAGTAGAGGATGCATGCAAATAACTAATGACTATTGGGCCCAGATGGTAGAtggatttggggtcatttatcaaactggtgtaaagtagaactagcttagttgccaaAAGAAACCAGTCaggttccacttttcatttttgacagcgtctttggaaaatgaaaggtggaatctgattggttgctatgggtgacttaggctactttcacactagcgttcgtcggtccgctcgtgagctccgtttgaaggggctcacgagcggactcgaacgcctccgtccagccctgatgcagtctgaatggatgcggatccgctcagactgcatcagtatggcggcgttcagcctccgctccgctcgcctccgcacggacaggcggacagctgaacgctgcttgcagcgttcgggtgtccgcctggccgtgcggaggcgtgcggatccgtccagacttacaatgtaagtcaatggggacagatccgtttgaagatgccacaatatggctcaatcttcaggcggatccgtcccccattgactttacattgaaagtctggacggatccgtacgaggctattttcacacttagcttttatatgctaaaataatgcagacggatccgttctgaacggagcctccgtctgcattaatatgatcggatctgttcagaacggatccgatcgaacgctagtgtgaaagtagcctaagacagttctattttacaccagttggaTAAATGACCCCAAGTATGTATTAAAGGTGAAAGTGAATATCAGCATTTGGACACCAATTTACCACAATTAAAATCTATATAAAAAGCTGCAAAATTttgctatatactatatacatgttCCAAGTCCCTGTGTAtataaccattaaaggggttgtcccagtaaATTTTAAATGTGTCCCATCCCACCTaatgctttaaaataaaaaactattataTATTCACATCTCTCCTCCTCGGTTCTCTGCACTGCCAACGCGGTCCTCCTCCCGCTTTTTGTATGCAAGGCTGGAGCATTTTTTGAAAGTATACAGCACATGGCTGCCACAGTCAGCCATTCTCCTCAGTGGTATCATGCCATATACAGGTGAGGACAGTGTTTGGCTGCAGTGGCCACATATGCCGGTGATCCGCGCATCACTGTTGCAGCCTTGTATAAAAACAGAgggatggggttgaggtcagggccaTTCAAGTTCTTTCACATCAACCTccccaaccatgcctttatggactTGCTTTTGACTCTGGTAAATTATCTTGGTGCCATATTTCAATTCAACATTGTTTACATATTGTTTATATCTTTACAGTTCATTACACGGTGGTTGCCAGGTGGCAGCCAGATCTCCGCCGGTCCATATTTTAGATAATGGGGTCAGACGAAGATTTTCAAGCTTCTGACTGATTCTAGCGGCAGCTAACTGTAAGCTTTATCAATGCGGTAGGGAAAGTACGATTGGTCATAGAGTGCCTACAGGTCCATAGGTATTGTACTGCTGTAAAAGGTTTATGCATTCGTCTGACGGAGGAGACCTTGTGCAATACCACAGTTGTGATAAGTTTAAATTAAATGTATAAGGCTGAGTTTtgcttctatttttatttattaaaatatcaTTTATATACATATCATAAAAGTTCATATCACAAAATAAATTCTATATTAGCCACACATAAATAACATCTTTTGAAACAATAGCAAAGTATACCAGTTCACCTAAAGTGACATATACACTGAATCTAAAAGAATAAAGATTAGTATGCATTATGGTTCATAACACCTTTCAGTAAACAGGGCAAATTTCCTTTTGTGTTAAAGAGGTGCTCAATGCCTTCTTTTGCATATAAAAGGGAATCCGTCTCTACCCTAGACCATTTTTAGTTGTTGTTATGGCAATTTTCAAATATACCTTTACAGTATGTCCAGTTGAATGTTCTCTATCCCCCCCAAAAAGATGCCAATTAGGTTGAAAAGAGCTCAAGGGGCTGTACCTATCAGTGCTGGAGCCCAGCCGCACCCATCAGCAGTGAGCTTTGCTCCtcccttcctcttcttctccaccTCATCATGCTGCCCCTCcaaatctcgcacaggcgcacatTCGCTTTGTGAGCTTGTCTGCGTGGTCTGTAATCTTCTGCTGGCAGCAGCTTCCTTAACTGAACTGTGCATGCACCAGTGAGATTTGGAGCAGCAGCATGATAACATCGCCACAGCTAGGAGGTGGAgagaagaggaggagggaggTAGTGGGGCTTACAGCTGATGGGTCCTGCTGGACTCCAGCATGGAAGAGTACATCCCCTTAGGGTCTTTTCAAACTAATTAGCATAGTTATAAAAACATTGGCTAGAAAACATTAAATTTAGAAATGACTGTAGCAATGCATTGCCATAGAAACAGTTAAACACAGTCTAGGGTGGTGACAGATTTCCAATGAGATTGATTGAAAGATGGActgtttattttatataaaaaattggaTAATAATTTAATACTCAAGATCTTAAGGATTGATGAAAATTGCTAGTTGAGGCAGAGTATGAGGGTAGCTTACTGAGTTTTATTACTCCGACACCAACTAGAGCAACTTGAGGTATATGTTCATAGAGCAGTGGCTACTGAAGCAATCCTGGTTTCCTTAACGGTGTCCAGATATGTATGTAAACTAAAGGTTGTGCCTGACTAGTCACGATTCCTGAGATCTGCTCATAAAGACATCCCCTATCCCATATTACGGCAGATGGACATCATAAATGGGGTCTCCCACTCAGGCTCCCTGTTCTGTTGGACTCCAGCCATCCTTGTATTACATGTCTATTCGTCTGAATGGCCGCCATGTAATACCACGTTTCTTGGCTCGCTGTGGCAAAATCACCTGTTTGCCGGGAGTTGCTTGAAGAAGATCGCTGTGTCAAACACCTtttgaaaggggttttctgggatgagACCACCCCTTCAAGTGTTgtcaattaatgtaatttttatATCAGCCCCGTTAGCTGACTAGCTTGTAAACATTAAGAGGGACTGGACTGATCACGCGTATCTAAACTAAAAGAACAGGTAAGACTTCTTTCACAAACCATTTAGCTCTGCTTACACTTCAGGAGCAGCAACTGTTCATGCACTGCTTCCCGGAATTGGTAGCAATGTATGAGCCATTGCTGCGCCGCTAGTCAGGGCCGGCCGAGATGTCCGGCCCTGTTAATAAGGCGTTAGTGGTAGCATCTTCTGCTTTGGAGACACCCCGTCGCAGGTCCAGAACTCTGTTTGATGAGACAAATCTATTCTTCCATCCCTAATTGTAGCCTATATGCCAGTATATGCATATACAGTGGCATCAGTCAGAGGTATATGTTGGATGTGTCTCTCGAAATCTCCAGTGGAAATTGCAAAATGTGCTGCGGAAAGAGTCTAACTTGTTATTCCTAGTTGAAGTCACCAAAGTGTTCCTTCATTACAAGAATAAGCAGAGGAGGTGTATGAGTCAATTATTCTCAAAAACATCAAGTACAAGTATTTACAATACAGTAGCATAATATGCATGCATGATATAATAGTGTGGTACTGTACAGAGCTAATGAACAACCAAacatacaatgtttttttttttatatacagtacgttCAATGATTTACAGAATCGCACACATTTTTGTTGAGGTAATCTGACTTTTCATATGGTAAAGTGCATTAAAGTAGGTCTGTCATTATGTGCaccacaataaataaaaaaatacacttatTTCATAAACACATGTATTCATGGGCCTGTCAGAAAAACTTTTGTCCTTAccttataaaaaaatgaaaaaaaaacatacttaatggaaaagtaaaaataaaatataaatgaaacaaAGTTAACACTTCTGTAGTATGAAGCGTAATTTAGTTCCACAGGTTCTTCGATATTAACCCTGCCCTGTAAGATTCTTATTACTGTAATGCTATGTCCTATAATCTTAGTATATCAAATGTATGTATCTAAGTGCTTACAGACTATCTGCCTGTTTATTAGACAAGCAATTGACATGGTTTATGACCATTTATTTAACAACCCCTTCTTGTTAATAGTCTTTTATTTAAATGAAGTGGTTAGCCATATATTTTGAAATGTTTGTTTTAAAGTTTTGGCTAGTTTTGACATCTTGCTTTTAACGTCAGGAGACTGACTTTCTAGTTTTCAACAGAAAAAATGACAAGAAAATTGAACTATattctagaccaggcatgctcaacctgcggccccccagctgttgcaaaactacaacttccagcatgcccgaacagcctacagcagggaattttgtgggagttgtagttttaaaacagctggagggccgcaggttgagcatgcctggtctagacatTGTCCTTTGTATAACCTCTTTTTCTTAGAAAAGGCCCCGGACCTTAAGCTGATCACAGGGCTCCTTCCACTGGGAACTATTATGATCAGCTGATATCTCAGAAGGAAGCTGCAGGTGAGTACGAATTCTACTGAATGGAAAATGAAGCATTTCTTGGTGCTCAAGGATGCACAAGGTGCTTCAGACCAGGATCTCTTCTCTGTAGGAGCTTGTTGATGGAAGGGGTATTGAACATGACAAATATTATGTTTAACAATTCCCTAGGCCTTAGTAGGTAAAGTGATGGTCTACAGTCTCCAAAATTGTATTTTAACAGGTATGGAAGATGTATGCATCTTCCATCATGGAAGTGGAATAAGAAAGGAAATGCCTTTACTTCACAGCAAAAAACTCAAATCTGTACTTTCATTTTACGTGTCACTTGTTTTGCAATGGGAATTGGCTCTAGGCTTGGGGCCTGTTCagacaggattttttttccttcaGAATATATGTGTGGACACCCATTCCGCCAGCAGCTGTATGTGTTCTGTCTCCCATTGCTTTCAATAGGAGACAGCGCTGAAGATTGGAGAAACACGTCCCTTCTTGGCATGATGTGCGGACAGCCACCACTTGATGCTGCAGTAGCTGTCTGCTcacagcttagccccattgaatTGGAGCTAAGGTGCGATTGGGTCTGCAGCATTCATGGAGAACAACTAGGGCAGATACCACAGTCGTTTCCTCCATGAGTACGTGGTGGATTTTGACCTGGTTAAAAGCCACCGGGTGAACATACCCTTAAGGTACTGTTGTGTCTTTACATTCAGAATGGGGCCACTAATGCATCTAGTGGTTTAAAGTGTAATGCACCATAAACCATACCAGGCTTAACCATGTTGACATAATGAATGTAATAATCAATAAAAATTTGAAGACAAGTACATAAACAAATGGATACGTGGGTATTAAATTCTGACCATGAATaatactaaaaatatattttaattagtGGTCTAAGAATAAAAACATTCTACTACATTATATCTGATTACTAATCCATTATATTAGgaaattgtttaaaaaatatataatcatgtTAGAAAGTAGAAGATGTTGTAATGTTCTTATGTCACCGTTTGAGTTCCGTTCAGTAAgtactcttaaagggccagcaggaTTTATCCTCTGCACTAGAAGCACAGGTGAAAGTGTGTTATGACAACACACTCTGATGGAAGCATTGCGTGTCCAGGatcatgttacatcatgtgtCGTTGGTTTAACCACCATCAGTATCGTGCTTGGGTTTAACATTTCTTGCGCAAAAAATAGCAACAACACCAGGTGCAACATTTTCATCGTGAGCCACGTTTCAGCTGCAAATGCTGGTAAATAAAGTTGATTTGGGGTAAAATAAAGTGCACTCCATGATGATTTCTCACTCTTGTGGTTTGCAAATAAAAATCCctaagggctactttcacactagcgtttttcttttccagcatagagttccgtcctaggggctctataccggaaaagaactgatcagctttatccccatgcattctgaatttgagagtaatccgttcaggttgactgttcaggacggagataatacagcagcatgctgcggttttatctctggccaaaaacgaacacttgcctgaatgcaggaatgtattagtgccagatccggcattcaaatggCCACatcgacggatccggtatttttttcaccgttttttcagtctgcgcatgcgcagaccggaaggaaggATCCGGCACTaacacattcctatggaaaaaaatgctgtatccggcattcaggcaagtcttcagttcttttggctggagataaaaccgtagcatgctgcggttttatcttttgcctgatcagtcaaaaagactgaactgaagacatcctgatgcaaactgaacggattactctccattcagaatgcatggggataaaactgatcagttcttttccggcatcaagcccttttgacggaactcagtgccggaaaagaaaaacgcaagtgggaaagtaccctaagctgcaTAATTACAAATGTTCCATGTAAACATAGAGTATCAAGTAGGTATATTTAGAACCGGTCTATATTCAGTGCAAGTATTGTGCAAGCTGCTCCTCTGAGTGAATGTCCACATGCACCTTAAATAGACAAGTGCTTCTCCCCTTCCCTGTGCTGTAAAGAAAACACAGAGACTAGATTAGACGACAAGTTTCATAAGGTCACAGTCTGAACACCACGGATGTTACAGTTACTACAAAGCAAATGCTTGATCAATGATTCATAGGTAATAGTTTGCAAAGGATAAAATTGAAGGAAATGCTATAATTTCAAATTATGTGCACGTTATTATTTGAATCTATTTGGTTTTCTCTTACTATATACCGATCCACAATGTATTGTAACAGAACAATCACCTCTGTATACTGCTGTAGAATGTTATATATACAGTAGTGCAATACCCTGCACTTTttatactagtaaaaaaaaaaacttttacgttATAATCTTTGTCATTAATGCTATGGCATATGTTTATCAAGTGTAAAAATGGCAGAACCCTAAAAATCAAGTTCTCTAAACTGTCATTTTTTTACCAACAGTGTTTTATAAGCAAAATACAGAACATATTGCTGTATTACCATGTTGTCAGCATCATAGTAACTATTTATAGACCACATCTACTCAGCTGTCATAGAAATACATAGTAGGACTATTTATTCATACACTACTAAAATAGTAGCATTCGGGTTCCTAACACTATGCTGTGTAAAGGGCTCTATAAAATCACTTTTTCGTAATGTcactttttattcctttttcaTCAGTTGCACTCTTATTACAGCAGACATAAAGCAATAAACTATGCTTGCAAGACATATGCCTAATATAACAGATGTAAAATTATTTTAGTGAAAGATTTTATACAATATACATAGACTATCACTTACGATTTTTCTTTGATTGCTGAGGCAAAAAGTGCAGATAGGTTTGGGAGCTGTACTGGTCACAGAAGTTCTGTAGTGTAGACATGGCTGGCCATCTATGCTGTCCTCTTCCAGTAATAAAATGTTGGCAAGATGAGAAATGTAACTAGAAGCAAGCCTCAGGGTTTCTATTTTGGATAGCCTGCGATCTGCAGGCTCCGTGGGGATTAGTGTCCTAAGAGCAGTGAAGGCTGTATTCACACTGTGTGTTCTGTCTCTCTCCCGTGCATTGGCAGCTTGTCTTTGCTTGTTGACGCCAGACAATTTactcttcctcttcctttttCCTCTGTTGTCCCCAGATGGGCTACTGTAACCTCCATCATCTCCTCCACCAAGAGATTTTTCTGAACTGTCACTTGCACTCTCCAGATCTTCAGCATCAGATAGTAAACCACCACTGCAGTCTACATGTTGCCCAATACCACCACTCACACACTTCATGGTCCTGCAGTCTACGCCTGTAGCCTGTGCCTCTTTCCTCATGAGCAACACCATCCCCCGGGCTCCCATCACTTTTATGCACTGCAGGCAAGGAGCACCTGTTGGTAGCAAGCAACTCCACTTGATCCACTGACACctcagcaagtcattttttgaatGGTTGCTCCATTTAGACTGAGCATGTGGTCGCTTCTAAAGGCAAGAAAGGTGGGGTTGGTGGACAGTTATGGAGGTTGGGGCAATGGCACCATCCTAAGCAGTGCACCTGTTCTTGTTGTCATGTTGTGGGTAACAGCTAAAGACAGAAGCCTGTATCAAAAGTGAGTGAGAGGGGACAGGCGGTGTGCTAACTAGAATGACAAGTGAATCTGTACAACCTACAAAAGTTCAAACTGTCAACCAATAACATCATATCCTAACTTTACTCTTAGATTAACTATGACTTCTTGTTAGTTTCATTATAATAGTACCAATTCTAGAGGACATTTGTCAAATCAGATATGTCAGGTTTTTTGCTTAAAATGTTGCAAGTCATGTCGATTACAgcactttttatacattttttagccGACATTTGGTGAACCTTGCCACTTTTCAAAGGGGTCTATGTTTAAGTGACAAAAGtaagattagacctggattatggcacaTTTACTGTGTGCAACTTTTGAAAAAGTCGCATCTCCACGTCAGGCAACCCCCTGGTATACTTTGACATATTGGTGTAAACCACATTTCAATCAcaccaaatatattattaaggagaaccatttcataaatttggtgcaggcacacaaagccaagacagacttaaaaacaaaaaaaaaaaaaacaaatggaaaaTTTCCACCTTTGTGCTGAAACTATCACAGAACAGAAATTACCCATATTAAAGTATAACTTATTTGATTCTTTCTAAAATAAACCAAAAATCCCTGCATAAATAGCATCTAGAATTTCAATCTTAATTCTAGCACTTGTCATGCTCCATATAAATTATTTAAATAAATTAAAGACACAATGTAGCCAGAACATATGATATGTCCAGCCCTTCTTTTCTTACTGGTTATACCCAATTGAGTTTTTTTTACCGCCAGATGAGGCATAATAGGCGTAGATCCAGTTTTCTTCATCGGGCTTTCAGGCTTTTTCAAAGATAAGTGGGGTCCATAGTGAAGTCAGGTCTTTTGTTCCTGCTTGTCCCTTCACTACCCCTACCTACAAGCACCGAAAATGGGCAACCCCACTTCTCGTGGCTAAGCCCTCAATATCCATCTCACTGGCCTTATTTATTGTGCCCACTTTCTGATTCGatccccaaaaacaaaaaaaaagtcccaaCGAGTTTCACCAGTGCCTAGGATGTGATGGTTCTTCAAGGGACCTTAGATTAACTAGGTTTGACAGACAATGCTGTGTTGAGATCCACTGGCCACCATTTTTATCTGAGGTGGCCAGTGGATCTCAACACAGCGGGTGCTCCGCTTGTAGGTAGGGGTAGTGAAGGGACAAGCAGGAACAGAAGAGCTGACTTCACTATGGACCCCACTTATCTTTGAAAAAGCCTGAAAGCCTGATAAAGAAAACTTGATCTACGCCTATTATGCTCCATCTGGCGGTAAAAAAACTCGATTAGGTATAACCGTAAGAAAAGAAGCTGCTGGACATATCATATGTTCCGGCTACATCGTGTCTTTAATTTATTGAAATAATTTATATGGAGCATGACAAGTACTAGAATTAAGATATGaaaatatagtgctatttatGTGGTGatttttagtttattttagaAAGAATCAAATAAAAGTCATATTTTAATAGGGGTAATTTCTGTTCTATGATAATATTAAAAACCTCTTATTATTGATAACAGTGATACTCTGTGCTGAAACCCTAACCTTTTTAataaactactactactacaaatgACAAAATAACTTCAGCAAGAGAGCTCTAGAACTATGCTACAGGTCATTTCAAATGGTTTTCTTTTTAGCACCTGATAATGGGAAATTAAGGAAAGGGGTATTCAATAGGTGATTGTTCACACTACCCTGTGTCATGTTCATATTTAATACTTTTTTTCATACAGACAAAACAAACATTATGTGACTGAACTGCAAAGGGACATGTGCATTTGAAGGATTATAGTGCACTTTAACTTCTGCGGAATTGTATATCTCACCCAGTAGTTTTCTGCACTTTCAAATTCAAATGTTGACCAATTCAAAAAGAAATGATGTTGattgtattaaagaggacctttcctgggtccagacattatgaaataagtaggaGGTTGTGTAGGGCATAATTCATGGATGTAATATCGCTTACTAGTGTGTCTGTCCGGTGCTCCTTTCCCCTGATGTGGCCCCGTTCACTTTGCCCGCctgatatgctaatgaatagcattggtacaggaaggaggagactgccctgtttctcaatgggcgtctccttctccctggctgtagtgcggtctaatcgcagcagagagcgtcaca
This is a stretch of genomic DNA from Bufo gargarizans isolate SCDJY-AF-19 chromosome 3, ASM1485885v1, whole genome shotgun sequence. It encodes these proteins:
- the LOC122932867 gene encoding transcription factor 15-like, whose translation is MGARGMVLLMRKEAQATGVDCRTMKCVSGGIGQHVDCSGGLLSDAEDLESASDSSEKSLGGGDDGGYSSPSGDNRGKRKRKSKLSGVNKQRQAANARERDRTHSVNTAFTALRTLIPTEPADRRLSKIETLRLASSYISHLANILLLEEDSIDGQPCLHYRTSVTSTAPKPICTFCLSNQRKIHREGEKHLSI